The region CAAGTATTACGGAGCAAAGAATATTTCGCAGCTCAGCCTTACCCGAATAATTACGAAACCTCCGGTTGTGACGGCACAAATGGCGAGGCTCGTAACTTCTACGGCTATAATACGAGTACTGGCCGTCAAATTCTCCGTgtatctgaaataaaatcaaccTACAAAGGGTCTCGCCTTATAACTTTTCTCAATACATGATTATACAGAATCGTAATAGTAGTGAGCTCCGACCACGTAAAAATATACTGAACCAAAAAATCAACTACAAACAtttattttactcaattttaccttattaatttttgataCTTCCTTACACAGCCGCGTAATTCGTTCGTGTTAGTTACTTTTTGGAACTCCAGATTTAGCATCTCAAACCTTAGGCCTGCGTACCACAATAACATGGCATACAAAAAGTCTACCATGGCCATGCTTCCAACTTGGAAGACGGAAATACTCAGCATAACATACAGGCAGAGCCACAGCCAAGTTGAGTTCACCTCGAATGGGTAAGCAACATCACCCGGAAATGGTTGTGGCTGGAAAATAGGGCcagcgatgaaaaatattgggCCGAGGATACAGCCGACAAAAACAGTCGTGTGTAAAACGAAACATCTATCGACGTAGGCCTGAATTAATTCTTTCTCCTCGCCAGTAGCTTGCTTTATGAAATTCTCCATTTCAGCTACCAAAACCTGTTCAAGAAGTTATGCAGTTAAGGGTCTGGATGCCACTTAGGACGGTGAAGGCGAAAGATTACGTATAACTGGGGATAAATAGATAGCTATCCAAATGTGCTTGAGTAAGGCAGCccgtatagaaaaaaaatttaactgaaTACAGACTTTTGATAAGCTATATGATATTAAGAGCTGACAACCAAAAGGACGTAACCCACAATTTTTTAGCATTCGATGATTTTACTGCGATAAAGGTACTAATCAACAAAACAGTGGCTTAAGTCGTTTTGTTTCTCAGCCCtcgatataataatattactaaTCCGTCGATACTGACGTTACCGGATCTTTTCTTATCCATTGCAATTTATAATGCTGACCTTATAGGTAGGGTTGGGTGTTTGACCAAAACCGATTTCCACGCTTTTGTACGCATGCTTGTATTTTCGttaaacaaatttcagaacTGGAGCATTTCACGGCAAAATCTTTCTCTCGCGTCATTTGAAtacttatgaatttttaataatacagAACAACGGATAAAAAAGCATTACTCTTTGCACCTCACCTGAAGACGAAGTTGTTCTTTTTTGCAGATTAGTATTTTCATGCATGTCGCCGTAAGGGCTCCCATTTCTGCCAAAAGTTTTATGCATCTGTCGATATCATTTCTGTTCAAGTAGATATTGTAAATGACAGAAAGCAGGTTGATTACCAGGAGAGCCATTGCTAACCAACCACCAATATTATGCCGTCGGACAGCCCATTTATTCGCTCCAATCGGGGGTGGCCAGCAACAAATTGGAAGGATTGAATATTGGGTAACAGCGATGGCAGTCTCAATCGTAACTTTGTATTTCATTGCAATCGCTCTATAACCCGATCCGTCGTTTTAAAATTTGCCTTATAGTTCAGCTATGGATTGCTGCTACGGCAGAACTCGCGGAACTCTATTCAGGTTCGACAAGGAATGACAGCACCAGCTTTCTGGTTCCAAAGCGATTAAGCTAATAATTCGATCTATGAATAGCTCCTTTCCTGCGATTGGTCTGGCCCTGTAAGAGAAAGGGAGGTACCTGCACCTTGCTTCATAGCAATTACACACGTTACAGTCACACTGGAGTCTTTATGATAGATAATACTGGGTTTAATTAGTTTAAGTGTTGCCAATTTGAGTCCACGCAAGCATATAGAATGACTCGATTAAATTGAATGTGTAGCTAGCTCTAATTGCGAGGTCGACCATCGATGGATCTTATTACAAAGACGAGATTGAGTTTTGACCATGTATATCCTCGATATGCCGGTTTGACTCGTTATTTGATAATAAACACCAGTCATAACTCTTCGGTATGTGTGATTGTGCGCGtgtcgaaatttcgaaattttgtgaCTAGCGCTAGACTTGATACTTTGAATCACTTCAAACTATTTGTTATGTATAACTGTTTTGAAGTAACTTACTGATATTTATTACCCTCACAAGCGCTCTGCAAGATCTCCTTGTAAcacattttgaatatttttattaaaatcgaACTTATCGCTCGTCCTCGTATGTTTTTAGAAAGTGCAAAattacaatgttttttttatacaaaaaagctgttattgtttcttttttcgtatgttataataatttttcatcgaaaaaataaaaatttccgtgaagtttcaaaattcaattgtGGAAATGTATGTTAATATTACTATAATGTATCATAATTAACGATATATCGTCCTTGTTGTGCATATCTGAAATATGTTGAATATTGGTAGTTGACTGCACAGCTGAAATGTCAAGCTTGGACCGTTTCGGTTGTGGTTTTTCTCACATGATATCCTCAGTCGATGGTCCAACAATAACGTCCGTTATTTGCTTTCTCGTTCTTCTTTTGGAGTGGATGAAATCT is a window of Neodiprion fabricii isolate iyNeoFabr1 chromosome 6, iyNeoFabr1.1, whole genome shotgun sequence DNA encoding:
- the LOC124184942 gene encoding odorant receptor Or2-like isoform X1; the encoded protein is MKYKVTIETAIAVTQYSILPICCWPPPIGANKWAVRRHNIGGWLAMALLVINLLSVIYNIYLNRNDIDRCIKLLAEMGALTATCMKILICKKEQLRLQVLVAEMENFIKQATGEEKELIQAYVDRCFVLHTTVFVGCILGPIFFIAGPIFQPQPFPGDVAYPFEVNSTWLWLCLYVMLSISVFQVGSMAMVDFLYAMLLWYAGLRFEMLNLEFQKVTNTNELRGCVRKYQKLIRYTENLTASTRIIAVEVTSLAICAVTTGGFVIIRHPGKYDLVKFIFFEVVSVMELFLYSWPADHLKKMSEEVGASVFNSDWIGKPPTMLRNMLSIMQRSQQPVVIYVDGLLPILSLAFYGSTMSASFSYLTTLRAIADG
- the LOC124184942 gene encoding odorant receptor Or2-like isoform X2, coding for MKYKVTIETAIAVTQYSILPICCWPPPIGANKWAVRRHNIGEMGALTATCMKILICKKEQLRLQVLVAEMENFIKQATGEEKELIQAYVDRCFVLHTTVFVGCILGPIFFIAGPIFQPQPFPGDVAYPFEVNSTWLWLCLYVMLSISVFQVGSMAMVDFLYAMLLWYAGLRFEMLNLEFQKVTNTNELRGCVRKYQKLIRYTENLTASTRIIAVEVTSLAICAVTTGGFVIIRHPGKYDLVKFIFFEVVSVMELFLYSWPADHLKKMSEEVGASVFNSDWIGKPPTMLRNMLSIMQRSQQPVVIYVDGLLPILSLAFYGSTMSASFSYLTTLRAIADG